A single Crateriforma conspicua DNA region contains:
- a CDS encoding arylsulfatase, whose protein sequence is MIGLAITQTADAADRPNIVIIMVDDMGVSDIGCYGSEIPTPNLDQMAAQGLKFSQFYNTGRCCPTRATLLTGLYSHQTGIGWMTTDQKAPGYRGHLNDQCVTIADVLGNAGYFTAMTGKWHVGFNHGVTPWNRGFDRSLNLPAGGLHFWDQTGSKGGTKMYFNGEEVPRDDPRFDPPWYGTDLWTDQGIRFIDEAIAADKPFFLYLAHVAPHFPCMAPEETIAKYRGRYMDGWDQLRLERHRRQIESGFVSADWDLTPRPEQIPAWDSLSHEEQKRYDDMMAIYAAMLDEVDRNVGKLNAALKERGQLDNTLILFLSDNGGNSESGVSGRYEGDHPGDAHSNVFVGRCWAHLSNTPFRKYKHYNHEGGIATPLIAQWPAAINRDHTRNGWVDTPTHLIDLMATCVDLGQADYPDQHNGQTIHPMAGQSLRPLLTGQGDFDDRPLYWEHEGNAAIRVGSWKLVRQGMRGKWELFDLAADRTEQHDLSAEYPSKVEQMRTQWRTWAKSVNAIPKPTKKKS, encoded by the coding sequence ATGATCGGTTTGGCGATCACTCAAACGGCCGACGCCGCTGATCGCCCCAACATCGTGATCATCATGGTCGACGATATGGGCGTGTCCGACATCGGATGCTATGGCTCGGAAATCCCCACACCCAACTTGGACCAGATGGCGGCCCAGGGTCTGAAGTTTTCACAGTTCTACAACACCGGACGCTGCTGTCCGACACGCGCGACGCTGCTGACTGGGTTGTATTCCCACCAAACCGGAATCGGCTGGATGACCACCGATCAGAAAGCCCCTGGCTATCGTGGTCACTTGAACGACCAGTGCGTGACGATCGCCGATGTCTTGGGAAACGCCGGCTACTTCACGGCGATGACGGGCAAGTGGCACGTCGGATTCAACCACGGCGTGACGCCTTGGAATCGCGGATTCGATCGAAGCTTGAATTTACCCGCCGGTGGATTGCATTTCTGGGATCAAACCGGATCCAAGGGCGGCACCAAGATGTACTTCAACGGCGAAGAAGTACCGCGGGACGATCCGCGTTTCGATCCGCCCTGGTACGGCACCGACCTGTGGACCGACCAGGGCATTCGATTCATCGACGAAGCGATCGCTGCGGACAAGCCGTTCTTCCTGTACCTGGCCCACGTCGCACCGCACTTTCCCTGCATGGCCCCGGAAGAAACGATCGCCAAGTATCGCGGTCGCTACATGGACGGCTGGGACCAATTGCGACTGGAACGGCATCGCCGCCAAATCGAAAGCGGCTTTGTCAGCGCCGATTGGGACCTGACACCGCGTCCCGAACAGATTCCCGCATGGGATTCGTTGAGCCACGAAGAACAGAAACGTTATGACGACATGATGGCGATCTACGCCGCCATGCTGGACGAAGTCGATCGAAACGTCGGCAAACTGAACGCGGCGTTAAAAGAGCGTGGGCAATTGGATAACACGCTGATCCTGTTCCTTTCGGACAATGGTGGAAACTCAGAATCCGGTGTCAGCGGACGTTACGAAGGCGACCATCCCGGCGATGCCCATTCCAATGTCTTTGTCGGTCGATGTTGGGCTCATCTCAGCAACACGCCGTTTCGCAAATACAAGCACTACAATCATGAGGGCGGCATCGCGACGCCATTGATTGCCCAATGGCCGGCCGCCATTAATCGTGACCACACTCGCAACGGCTGGGTCGACACGCCCACACATTTGATCGACTTGATGGCCACCTGTGTCGACCTCGGGCAGGCGGACTACCCGGACCAACACAACGGACAAACGATTCATCCGATGGCGGGCCAGAGCCTGCGTCCGTTGCTAACAGGGCAGGGGGATTTTGATGACCGGCCCTTGTACTGGGAACATGAAGGTAATGCTGCGATACGTGTTGGTTCCTGGAAATTGGTTCGGCAAGGCATGCGTGGAAAGTGGGAACTGTTCGACCTGGCGGCCGACCGCACCGAACAACATGACCTATCGGCCGAGTACCCCAGCAAGGTCGAACAAATGCGGACGCAGTGGCGAACCTGGGCCAAGAGCGTCAACGCCATCCCCAAGCCGACCAAAAAGAAATCCTAG
- a CDS encoding fumarylacetoacetate hydrolase family protein, which produces MRITTVPDEQGKLVWAHYDKGRVSRTDLSADMLPNISNMPAPADDWTDTPQVMPPVVSRPEKVICIGLNYRDHAIETGSEIPDTPVVFSKFNTALIGHGDTIRLPAISDQVDYEAELVVVIGREGRHISADQAMDHVFGYTCGHDVSSRDWQKGRPGGQWLVAKSFDTFGPIGPCIVTADEIDDPHRIAVKMILNGETVQESTTEQLIFDIPALISHLSKFMTLRPGDLIFTGTPPGVGAAKTPPVFLKDGDVCEVQIAGIGSLVNPCRQDG; this is translated from the coding sequence ATGCGAATCACCACCGTTCCCGATGAACAAGGCAAACTGGTTTGGGCCCACTATGACAAAGGACGGGTCAGCCGCACGGATCTTTCGGCCGACATGTTGCCGAACATCAGCAACATGCCCGCACCCGCTGATGATTGGACGGACACGCCACAGGTCATGCCGCCGGTGGTGTCGCGTCCGGAAAAAGTGATCTGCATCGGGCTGAACTATCGTGACCATGCGATCGAAACGGGATCGGAGATTCCCGACACGCCGGTGGTTTTCAGCAAGTTCAACACGGCATTGATCGGCCACGGCGACACGATCCGTTTGCCGGCGATTTCGGACCAAGTGGATTACGAAGCGGAATTGGTGGTCGTGATCGGACGCGAAGGCCGTCACATTTCAGCGGACCAGGCCATGGATCATGTGTTCGGTTACACGTGTGGTCATGACGTGTCGTCACGCGATTGGCAAAAGGGGCGACCGGGCGGACAGTGGTTGGTGGCCAAGTCCTTTGACACGTTTGGGCCGATCGGACCGTGCATTGTGACCGCCGATGAGATCGATGACCCGCATCGCATCGCGGTGAAGATGATCTTGAACGGCGAAACCGTTCAGGAAAGCACGACGGAACAACTGATATTTGACATCCCCGCATTGATCAGCCATTTGTCGAAGTTCATGACGTTGCGTCCGGGCGATCTGATTTTCACCGGGACGCCGCCCGGCGTGGGCGCAGCAAAAACGCCGCCTGTCTTTTTGAAAGACGGCGACGTTTGTGAGGTTCAGATTGCTGGGATCGGATCGCTGGTCAATCCTTGTCGGCAAGACGGCTAG